From Zalophus californianus isolate mZalCal1 chromosome 16, mZalCal1.pri.v2, whole genome shotgun sequence, one genomic window encodes:
- the TRAF4 gene encoding TNF receptor-associated factor 4 isoform X2, with protein sequence MSHPGPTKYHHGQGCHVASASALISASHLPDSDLPGMPCPRAFSPTGEGVFKCPEDQLPLDYAKIYPDPELEVQVLGLAIRCIHSEEGCRWSGPLRHLQSHLNTCSFNVIPCPNRCPTKLSRRDLPAHLQHDCPKRRLKCEFCGCDFSGEAFESHEGVCPQESVYCENKCGARMMRRLLAQHATSECPKRTQPCTYCTKEFVFDTIQSHQYQCPRLPVPCPNQCGVGTVAREDLPGHLKESCSTALVLCPFKDSGCKHRCPKLAMARHVEESVKPHLAMMCALVSRQRQELQELRRELEELSVGSDGVLIWKIGSYGRRLQEAKAKPNLECFSPAFYTHKYGYKLQVSAFLNGNGSGEGTHLSLYIRVLPGAFDNLLEWPFARRVTFSLLDQSDPGLAKPQHVTETFHPDPNWKNFQKPGTWRGSLDESSLGFGYPKFISHQDIRKRNYVRDDAVFIRASVELPRKILS encoded by the exons atgagccacccaggtcctaCAAAGTACCATCATGGACAGGGCTGTCATGTGGCTTCCGCTTCCGCCTTGATTTCTGCCTCCCACCTGCCTGACTCAGATCTGCCAGGAATGCCATGCCCGAGGGCCTTCAGTCCTACTGG TGAAGGAGTCTTCAAATGCCCTGAGGACCAGCTTCCTTTGGACTATGCCAAG ATCTACCCAGACCCCGAGCTGGAGGTCCAGGTACTGGGCCTGGCTATCCGCTGCATCCACAGTGAGGAGGGCTGCCGCTGGAGTGGGCCGCTCCGGCACCTGCAG AGCCACCTGAACACGTGCAGCTTCAATGTCATCCCCTGTCCCAACCGCTGCCCCACCAAGCTCAGCCGCCGGGACCTGCCCGCCCACCTGCAGCACGACTGCCCCAAGCGGCGCCTCAAGTGCGAGTTCTGCGGCTGTGACTTCAGTGGGGAGGCCTTTGAG AGCCACGAGGGCGTGTGCCCCCAGGAGAGTGTGTACTGTGAGAACAAGTGCGGTGCCCGCATGATGCGGCGCCTGCTGGCCCAGCACGCCACCTCCGAGTGCCCCAAGCGCACCCAGCCGTGCACCTACTGCACCAAGGAGTTCGTCTTCGACACCATACAG AGCCACCAGTACCAGTGCCCGAGGTTGCCCGTGCCCTGCCCCAACCAGTGTGGCGTGGGCACGGTGGCTCGCGAGGACCTGCCCGGCCACCTGAAGGAGAGCTGCAGCACCGCCCTGGTGCTATGTCCTTTCAAAGACTCCGGCTGCAAGCACAGG TGCCCTAAGCTGGCGATGGCACGGCACGTGGAGGAGAGCGTGAAGCCCCACCTGGCCATGATGTGCGCCCTGGTGAGCCGGCAGCGGCAGGAGCTGCAGGAGCTGCGGCGGGAGCTGGAGGAGCTGTCGGTGGGCAGCGACGGCGTGCTCATCTGGAAGATCGGCAGCTACGGCCGGCGGCTCCAGGAAGCCAAAGCCAAGCCCAACCTCGAGTGCTTCAGCCCCGCCTTCTACACGCACAAGTATGGCTACAAGTTGCAGGTGTCCGCATTCCTCAATGGCAACGGCAGCGGCGAGGGCACACACCTGTCGCTCTACATCCGCGTGCTGCCGGGTGCCTTTGACAATCTCCTTGAGTGGCCGTTTGCCCGCCGTGTCACCTTCTCCCTGCTGGATCAGAGTGACCCTGGGCTGGCCAAGCCACAGCACGTCACTGAGACCTTTCACCCCGACCCAAACTGGAAGAATTTCCAAAAACCGGGCACTTGGCGGGGCTCCCTGGATGAGAGCTCTCTGGGCTTTGGTTATCCCAAGTTCATCTCCCACCAGGATATCCGCAAGCGAAACTATGTGCGGGATGATGCCGTCTTCATCCGTGCCTCTGTTGAATTGCCCCGAAAGATCCTCAGCTGA
- the TRAF4 gene encoding TNF receptor-associated factor 4 isoform X1 — protein MPGFDYKFLEKPKRRLLCPLCGKPMREPVQVSTCGHRFCDTCLQEFLSEGVFKCPEDQLPLDYAKIYPDPELEVQVLGLAIRCIHSEEGCRWSGPLRHLQSHLNTCSFNVIPCPNRCPTKLSRRDLPAHLQHDCPKRRLKCEFCGCDFSGEAFESHEGVCPQESVYCENKCGARMMRRLLAQHATSECPKRTQPCTYCTKEFVFDTIQSHQYQCPRLPVPCPNQCGVGTVAREDLPGHLKESCSTALVLCPFKDSGCKHRCPKLAMARHVEESVKPHLAMMCALVSRQRQELQELRRELEELSVGSDGVLIWKIGSYGRRLQEAKAKPNLECFSPAFYTHKYGYKLQVSAFLNGNGSGEGTHLSLYIRVLPGAFDNLLEWPFARRVTFSLLDQSDPGLAKPQHVTETFHPDPNWKNFQKPGTWRGSLDESSLGFGYPKFISHQDIRKRNYVRDDAVFIRASVELPRKILS, from the exons atGCCCGGCTTCGACTACAAGTTCCTGGAGAAGCCCAAGCGGCGGCTGCTGTGCCCGCTGTGCGGGAAACCCATGCGCGAGCCGGTGCAAGTTTCTACCTGCGGCCACCGCTTCTGCGACACCTGCCTGCAGGAGTTCCTCAG TGAAGGAGTCTTCAAATGCCCTGAGGACCAGCTTCCTTTGGACTATGCCAAG ATCTACCCAGACCCCGAGCTGGAGGTCCAGGTACTGGGCCTGGCTATCCGCTGCATCCACAGTGAGGAGGGCTGCCGCTGGAGTGGGCCGCTCCGGCACCTGCAG AGCCACCTGAACACGTGCAGCTTCAATGTCATCCCCTGTCCCAACCGCTGCCCCACCAAGCTCAGCCGCCGGGACCTGCCCGCCCACCTGCAGCACGACTGCCCCAAGCGGCGCCTCAAGTGCGAGTTCTGCGGCTGTGACTTCAGTGGGGAGGCCTTTGAG AGCCACGAGGGCGTGTGCCCCCAGGAGAGTGTGTACTGTGAGAACAAGTGCGGTGCCCGCATGATGCGGCGCCTGCTGGCCCAGCACGCCACCTCCGAGTGCCCCAAGCGCACCCAGCCGTGCACCTACTGCACCAAGGAGTTCGTCTTCGACACCATACAG AGCCACCAGTACCAGTGCCCGAGGTTGCCCGTGCCCTGCCCCAACCAGTGTGGCGTGGGCACGGTGGCTCGCGAGGACCTGCCCGGCCACCTGAAGGAGAGCTGCAGCACCGCCCTGGTGCTATGTCCTTTCAAAGACTCCGGCTGCAAGCACAGG TGCCCTAAGCTGGCGATGGCACGGCACGTGGAGGAGAGCGTGAAGCCCCACCTGGCCATGATGTGCGCCCTGGTGAGCCGGCAGCGGCAGGAGCTGCAGGAGCTGCGGCGGGAGCTGGAGGAGCTGTCGGTGGGCAGCGACGGCGTGCTCATCTGGAAGATCGGCAGCTACGGCCGGCGGCTCCAGGAAGCCAAAGCCAAGCCCAACCTCGAGTGCTTCAGCCCCGCCTTCTACACGCACAAGTATGGCTACAAGTTGCAGGTGTCCGCATTCCTCAATGGCAACGGCAGCGGCGAGGGCACACACCTGTCGCTCTACATCCGCGTGCTGCCGGGTGCCTTTGACAATCTCCTTGAGTGGCCGTTTGCCCGCCGTGTCACCTTCTCCCTGCTGGATCAGAGTGACCCTGGGCTGGCCAAGCCACAGCACGTCACTGAGACCTTTCACCCCGACCCAAACTGGAAGAATTTCCAAAAACCGGGCACTTGGCGGGGCTCCCTGGATGAGAGCTCTCTGGGCTTTGGTTATCCCAAGTTCATCTCCCACCAGGATATCCGCAAGCGAAACTATGTGCGGGATGATGCCGTCTTCATCCGTGCCTCTGTTGAATTGCCCCGAAAGATCCTCAGCTGA